One part of the Clostridia bacterium genome encodes these proteins:
- a CDS encoding thiamine phosphate synthase: MSSFKLIAISNRTQCPDLAAQIRRIAALKRPDMLILREKDLTQAEYEALARRVIHLCEDEGIECVLHTFIGAARRLGHKKIHLPMPLLRENYDILKEFSILGASAHDIEEAREAEALGASYITASNVFETDCKPGMPKKGTKWLETICESVKIPVYALGGINEGNLELIKKTSAAGACMMSGYMKM, translated from the coding sequence ATGTCCTCGTTTAAGCTTATAGCAATATCGAATAGGACGCAGTGCCCGGACCTTGCGGCGCAGATAAGGCGCATCGCCGCATTAAAGCGGCCCGATATGCTAATACTTCGCGAAAAGGATCTTACACAGGCCGAATACGAGGCGCTTGCGCGAAGGGTGATCCACCTATGCGAAGACGAGGGCATAGAATGCGTGCTCCACACGTTCATCGGCGCGGCGCGTCGCCTTGGCCATAAAAAGATACATTTGCCCATGCCTCTGTTAAGAGAAAACTACGATATTCTTAAAGAATTTTCGATTCTCGGCGCGTCGGCGCACGATATAGAGGAAGCGCGCGAGGCCGAAGCCCTGGGTGCGTCGTATATAACGGCGAGCAACGTATTTGAGACCGACTGCAAACCCGGGATGCCGAAAAAGGGCACGAAGTGGCTTGAAACGATATGCGAAAGCGTAAAGATACCCGTTTACGCGCTCGGAGGCATAAACGAGGGAAATCTGGAGCTTATAAAAAAGACTTCCGCGGCGGGGGCCTGCATGATGTCGGGATATATGAAGATGTAA